Within Thermococcus celer Vu 13 = JCM 8558, the genomic segment CCCGGCTTCCTTCACAGGGGCTTTGAAAAGCTGGCCGAGCAGAGACCGTACTTCACCAACATCGCCCTCCTCCTCCGTATATGCGTTCCGGAGAGCGACGTTCCCGAGAACATCTACTCCATGGCCGTCGACGAGATAGTCGGCTGGGAGGTTCCTGAGAGGGCGCAGTGGATAAGGACGACCGTCCTCGAGATGGCGAGGATGAGTGCGTGGATGTTCTGGATAATGGGCTTTGGAAACGAGATAGGCCTCTACACCGCCGGACAGTGGGCGGCCGCTTACCGTGAGAGGTTCATGCGCCTGTACGAGGAACTCACCGGTGGAAGGGTCTACCACATCTACACGGTCCCCGGCGGCGTCAGGAGGGACATACCGGGCGACAGGTGGCTCAGGCAGCTCCGCGACACCGTTGAGTACATCAGGTCCAAGCTCAAGGACTTCGACGAGATACTCTTCGACAACTACATCACCTTCGCGAGGACGGAGGGCGTCGGTGTAATGGACAGGAAGTTCGCGCTGAAGCACGCGGTGACCGGGCCAAACCTCCGCGCCACGGGCGTTCCCTATGATGTCAGGAAGGACGACCCCTACCTCCTTTATCCGGAGCTCGAGTTCGAGGTCCCGGTTCTGAAGGAGGGAGACAGCCTCGCGAGGGTTCTCGTGAGGAGGTACGAGATGGAGCAGGATCTCTACATCCTGGAGCAGCTCCTCGACATGGGGCCGCCCAGCGGGCCCTACATGGTGAAGGACGCGAGACTCAAGGCATTGCCGAGGTTCAGACCACCTAAAGGGGAGGCCTACGCCCATGTCGAGAGCACCAAGGGCGATTTCGGAGCGTACGTGGTCAGCGATGGGACGCACAAGC encodes:
- a CDS encoding NADH-quinone oxidoreductase subunit D, whose protein sequence is MANLEVPRELKEEAKAHDMYLHPIDKDTYELFFGPQHMATENFSIILKMDGNRIEKAIVNPGFLHRGFEKLAEQRPYFTNIALLLRICVPESDVPENIYSMAVDEIVGWEVPERAQWIRTTVLEMARMSAWMFWIMGFGNEIGLYTAGQWAAAYRERFMRLYEELTGGRVYHIYTVPGGVRRDIPGDRWLRQLRDTVEYIRSKLKDFDEILFDNYITFARTEGVGVMDRKFALKHAVTGPNLRATGVPYDVRKDDPYLLYPELEFEVPVLKEGDSLARVLVRRYEMEQDLYILEQLLDMGPPSGPYMVKDARLKALPRFRPPKGEAYAHVESTKGDFGAYVVSDGTHKPYRVHIRGPSQSHGVTVLEELLKGARLADVPVILKTLDNCPPDIDR